One Cucurbita pepo subsp. pepo cultivar mu-cu-16 chromosome LG20, ASM280686v2, whole genome shotgun sequence genomic window carries:
- the LOC111782786 gene encoding uncharacterized protein LOC111782786, whose product MGDNRGVESWLFVKQVVEGRWFSVFTSFPVMICCGSPYLFGTYSKLLKTKFDYNQTQLNTLGFAKDLGSNLGVFAGLFAEVAPPWMLFLVGISSNFFSYFMIWLSVSDYVPKPHLWLMFVYIYITSNSQNFPNTAVMVTNVRNFPDQRGIILGLLKGFVGLGGAILTQINLAIYGNKNSTDLLLLLSWLPSIVCFLCFLPIRTIKGRKHPQELKVFYHLLYVSIVIAVFLLFLTITQRNIAFSQAGYAGGVAVIVILICLPLLVAIKEELFLFKLGKQTMNPSVVVSLPCEQLEEISKISLPCVSNVCKKPQRGEDYSILQALLSKDMALIFIATVSACGSSVAAIDNLGQIAESLKYPNHSISILVSWISIFNFFGRVFSGFISETLMTKYKLPRPFMFGLTQLFTCTGLLSIAFPYINSVYVASLIIGFGLGAQTPLIFAIISDLFGLKHYSTLLNCGQLAVPLGSYIMNVEVIGRFYDAEATKIGNVKNGKGLTCTGTHCFSESFMILAAVTLIGAMASFVLAYRTRDFYKGDVYKKYRDDIAVTQSNVELYSSDDRNNEHKKKTDDRSI is encoded by the coding sequence ATGGGCGACAACCGTGGAGTAGAAAGTTGGCTATTTGTGAAACAAGTGGTTGAAGGACGATGGTTTTCAGTGTTCACCTCTTTTCCGGTCATGATCTGTTGCGGTTCACCTTACTTGTTCGGAACATACTCCAAActcttaaaaacaaaatttgactacAATCAAACCCAACTTAATACCTTGGGATTCGCTAAAGATCTCGGCTCCAACCTCGGAGTTTTTGCCGGGCTTTTCGCCGAGGTGGCTCCTCCGTGGATGCTTTTCCTTGTGGGGATATCCTCCAATTTCTTTAGCTACTTTATGATTTGGCTCTCCGTTTCTGACTACGTCCCAAAACCCCATTTATGGCTAATGTTTGTTTACATCTATATTACTTCTAATTCACAGAACTTCCCCAACACCGCTGTTATGGTCACCAACGTCAGAAATTTTCCTGATCAACGCGGTATCATTTTGGGCCTTCTCAAGGGTTTCGTTGGCCTTGGTGGGGCCATCCtaactcaaattaatttagcAATTTACGGCAACAAAAATTCTACCGatcttctcctccttctttcATGGCTACCCTCCATTGTATGTTTCTTGTGTTTTCTTCCAATTCGGACAATCAAAGGTCGGAAGCATCCACAAGAGCTCAAAGTGTTCTACCACTTGCTTTACGTGTCCATAGTGATAGCGGTGTTCCTCTTGTTTCTCACCATAACCCAGAGAAACATTGCTTTTTCTCAGGCTGGCTATGCCGGTGGCGTCGCGGTCATCGTCATCTTAATCTGTCTGCCCCTTCTGGTAGCTATTAAAGAAGaactttttctcttcaaactcgGTAAACAAACCATGAATCCTTCAGTTGTTGTTTCGCTTCCCTGCGAGCAACTTgaggaaatttcaaaaatttctttgCCGTGTGTCTCAAATGTATGTAAGAAGCCGCAAAGAGGAGAAGATTACAGCATCTTGCAAGCTCTTCTAAGCAAAGATATGGCTCTTATTTTCATAGCAACGGTTTCTGCATGTGGGTCGTCCGTTGCAGCCATTGATAATCTTGGGCAGATCGCCGAGTCACTTAAATATCCAAATCATTCAATAAGTATTTTGGTTTCATGGATTTCcatattcaatttctttggTCGGGTCTTCTCCGGTTTCATCTCTGAAACCCTTATGACCAAATACAAATTACCTCGCCCTTTCATGTTCGGTCTTACCCAACTTTTCACCTGCACTGGCTTGCTCTCCATCGCATTCCCTTATATAAATTCAGTCTATGTAGCTTCGTTGATCATTGGGTTTGGCCTTGGAGCCCAAACTCCATTGATATTCGCCATAATCTCTGATCTCTTCGGCCTCAAACATTACTCGACACTTCTCAACTGTGGGCAACTGGCTGTCCCACTTGGATCTTATATAATGAACGTGGAGGTAATAGGGAGGTTTTACGATGCAGAAGCCACTAAAATTGGAAATGTGAAGAATGGGAAGGGCCTAACTTGCACTGGAACTCATTGCTTTAGTGAATCGTTCATGATTTTGGCTGCAGTGACTTTGATTGGAGCGATGGCTTCGTTTGTACTAGCTTATAGAACTCGAGACTTCTACAAAGGCGATGTATATAAGAAATACAGAGATGACATAGCGGTTACGCAGTCGAACGTGGAATTATATTCTTCCGATGATAGGAACaatgaacacaaaaagaaaactgatGATCGAAGTATATAA